From Deinococcus aquaticus, one genomic window encodes:
- a CDS encoding GNAT family N-acetyltransferase — MPEPIVIRAAVPFDAAFAVPLVQQTIGKVGLALTGADSDTGAARAMLGFFPLRDNRLSYQNVLIAARGPEPLGLLLAYPGAQAHALDDPFRERLASLGLPAQVESEGTPGELYVDTLAVTEAARGQGVGATLLEAAAAQARTLGLSRVGLLVEDGNRAATLYARVGFRAAGTRTLAGGSYTHLIWTLPG, encoded by the coding sequence ATGCCTGAACCCATCGTGATCCGCGCTGCCGTTCCCTTCGACGCGGCATTCGCCGTGCCCCTGGTGCAGCAGACCATCGGCAAGGTCGGACTGGCCCTGACCGGGGCCGATTCGGACACCGGGGCGGCGCGGGCCATGCTGGGCTTCTTCCCGCTACGCGACAACCGCCTGAGTTACCAGAACGTGCTGATCGCCGCGCGCGGCCCCGAACCGCTGGGGCTGCTGCTGGCCTACCCCGGCGCTCAGGCCCACGCGCTGGACGACCCCTTCCGCGAGCGGCTGGCGTCCCTGGGCCTGCCGGCGCAGGTGGAGTCCGAGGGAACGCCCGGCGAACTGTACGTGGACACGCTGGCCGTGACGGAAGCGGCGCGCGGGCAGGGCGTGGGGGCCACGCTGCTGGAAGCGGCGGCGGCGCAGGCGCGCACACTGGGCTTAAGCCGCGTGGGGCTGCTGGTCGAGGACGGCAACCGGGCCGCCACCCTGTACGCCCGCGTGGGCTTCCGCGCGGCGGGCACGCGCACCCTGGCCGGCGGGTCGTACACGCACCTGATCTGGACCCTACCGGGGTAG